A genomic stretch from Ficedula albicollis isolate OC2 chromosome 4A, FicAlb1.5, whole genome shotgun sequence includes:
- the LOC107603621 gene encoding uncharacterized protein LOC107603621 codes for MRHGPGSRSSCGSTQEPAGSVSQEGKPCSGAAGHCRAPLWPQLPLLGWGSSAHGGAQGVELLGWAEKGGGHGAGSGGVSEEWLGSLGLSGWRRREGRPLCHLRLLQGGGGAAPSLHPWDQGRAEGKAGAEPGRARKRIFPREWPWPLPEPRGLSATLPNTGWGFGVCAGPGAGLGDPGGPLPAQPVVWLCSPGSGSGRTCPGPWAGLLGLNELTWSQPRTHLGTPVVALPRSRGHRGAQSRLWVWGQGGGSAPGRLRGAPWDPSPWLHPAPEPSWAQSRGAGAQGGAAGGCSCCAPWVVADPAGGCCAPQEGSQG; via the exons ATGA GGCATGGCCCGGGCAGccggagcagctgtgggagcacCCAGGAGCCCGCTGGATCTGTCAGCCAGGAGGgaaagccctgctctggggcagcagggcatTGCCGCGCTCCGCTCTGGcctcagctgcctctcctgggctgggggagctctgcGCACGGGGGTGCACAAGGCGTGGAGCTGTTGGGGTGGGCAGAGAAGGGCGGTGGGCACGGAGCAGGGTCCGGAGGGGTCTCTGAGGAGTGGCTGGGCTCTCTTGGTTTGTCCGggtggaggagaagggaggggaggcCCCTTTGTCACCTCCGGCTCCTGCAGGGGGGTGGAGGGGCAGCGccatctctccatccctgggaccagggaagggctgagggaaaggcaggagctgagccagggagggccaggaaaaggattttccccagggaatggcCATGGCCCCTACCGGAGCCCCGGGGGCTTTCAGCAACGCTCCCAAACACAGGgtgggggtttggggtctgtgcagggccgggggctgggctgggtgatccTGGTGGGCCCCTTCCCGCTCAGCCTGTTGtgtggctctgcagcccaggctctgggagTGGCAGGACGTGTCCTGGGCCTTGGGCTGGGCTCCTGGGGCTCAATGAACTCacctggagccagcccagaaCTCACCTGGGGACCCCGGTGGTGGCACTacccaggagcagagggcacagAGGAGCCCAGTCCCGGCTctgggtgtggggacagggagggggcAGCGCCCCGGGGAGGCTGAGAGGGGCTCCCTGGGACCCCTCCCCATGGCTGCACCCTGCTCCTGAGCCCTCCTGGGCACAGAGTCGGggggcaggagctcagggaggggcagctgggggctgctcctgctgtgccccctGGGTGGTGGCAGACCCTGCAG GTGGGTGCTGTGCCCCCCAGGAGGGGTCCCAGGGGTAG